The following proteins are encoded in a genomic region of Odocoileus virginianus isolate 20LAN1187 ecotype Illinois chromosome 14, Ovbor_1.2, whole genome shotgun sequence:
- the LRRC14B gene encoding leucine-rich repeat-containing protein 14B produces MQSLRFISAEALVSHPPGAQQSLDAVAHNLYPLLFKASYLLEQSAVIRLLLERWPLEEFRLGPLLGPSADHAGDLRDRACRACLEACVHGLADHLLQGGGRRRLRVADLTGIRDVQVQRCPCGRALGRWGRTELLARTCCELQSQPCAARHPVEVLADVFITAGNFEVVARALGPVGPSPLRVRCLSLRADSLDPGQLLHVLRLAGPRELRRLEVVHNVRLHAGHVQQLLAQGGFPRLVSLTLPAKAFDAPPAGTPAPDSGEPLLASISQALSGMTQLTELHVAFSTLTGKLQTLLGPLRTPLRVLDVGNCALNHEDMTFLANCIHAAHLEVLDLSGHCLVDLFPATFHRLLGQAAPTLRALTLEECGLEDRHVGALSLALGTCRRLRELRFLGNPLSGRALRRLFAALCELPRLRCVEFPVPRDCYPEGSAYPQDELAMSKFDQQKYDAIAADLRAVLQRAGRDDIQVSTPLFGSFDPDIQETSNELGAFLLQAFKTALENFSRVLKQME; encoded by the exons ATGCAGTCGCTGCGCTTCATCTCCGCGGAGGCCCTGGTGTCCCACCCCCCGGGGGCCCAGCAGAGCCTGGACGCCGTGGCCCACAATCTATATCCACTGCTCTTCAAAGCCAGCTACCTGCTGGAGCAGTCCGCTGTGATCCGCCTTCTGCTGGAGCGCTGGCCGCTGGAGGAGTTCCGGCTGGGCCCTCTGCTGGGTCCGAGTGCAGACCATGCGGGGGACCTGCGGGACCGGGCCTGCCGGGCCTGCCTGGAGGCCTGCGTGCACGGCCTGGCCGACCATTTGCTCCAGGGTGGGGGCCGCCGGCGGCTGCGGGTGGCCGACCTCACGGGCATCCGAGATGTGCAGGTGCAGAGGTGCCCCTGTGGGCGGGCACTGGGCAGGTGGGGCCGGACAGAGCTGCTGGCCAGGACCTGCTGTGAGCTGCAGTCGCAGCCCTGTGCCGCCCGGCACCCCGTTGAGGTCCTGGCCGATGTCTTCATCACTGCGGGCAACTTTGAGGTAGTGGCACGTGCCCTGGGCCCGGTGGGCCCCAGCCCTCTGCGCGTGCGCTGCCTCTCACTGCGGGCAGATAGCCTGGACCCCGGGCAGCTGCTGCACGTGCTGCGCCTGGCAGGGCCTCGCGAGCTGCGCCGTCTGGAGGTGGTGCACAACGTGCGTCTGCACGCGGGCCATGTGCAGCAGCTTCTGGCCCAGGGGGGCTTCCCGCGGCTGGTCTCGCTCACCCTGCCCGCCAAGGCCTTTGACGCACCCCCAGCCGGCACCCCCGCCCCCGACAGCGGGGAGCCACTGCTCGCCTCCATCTCCCAGGCACTCAGTGGGATGACGCAGCTCACAGAGCTGCACGTGGCCTTCTCCACGCTGACCGGGAAGCTGCAGACACTGCTTGG CCCCCTCCGGACGCCACTGAGAGTGCTAGACGTGGGCAACTGCGCCCTGAACCACGAGGACATGACCTTCTTGGCGAACTGCATCCACGCAGCCCACCTGGAGGTGCTGGACCTCAGTGGGCATTGCCTGGTGGACCTGTTCCCTGCCACCTTCCACCGGCTGCTGGGCCAGGCCGCCCCCACGCTAAGGGCCCTGACCCTGGAGGAGTGCGGCCTCGAGGACCGGCACGTGGGTGCGCTGAGCCTGGCCCTGGGCACCTGCCGCCGGCTGCGGGAGCTGCGCTTCCTGGGGAACCCGCTGTCGGGCCGCGCGCTCCGGCGCCTCTTCGCCGCGCTCTGCGAGCTCCCCCGGCTGCGGTGCGTGGAGTTCCCGGTGCCCCGGGACTGCTACCCCGAGGGCAGCGCCTACCCCCAGGACGAGCTGGCCATGTCCAAGTTCGACCAGCAGAAATACGACGCCATTGCGGCAGACCTGCGCGCGGTGCTGCAGCGCGCCGGCCGGGACGACATCCAGGTCTCCACACCCCTCTTTGGGAGTTTCGACCCGGACATTCAGGAAACCAGCAATGAACTCGGAGCTTTCTTGCTGCAAGCTTTCAAAACCGCTCTAGAAAACTTCTCCAGAGTGCTGAAGCAGATGGAGTAG
- the CCDC127 gene encoding coiled-coil domain-containing protein 127 isoform X2: protein MLKLKLQSFGHLMRRADSLEKTPMVGKIEGWIWSRESRKEIEKEREAYRQRTAAFKQDLEARYHATIAESRRAVAHLSLELEKEQNRTTSYREALISQGRKLVEEKKLLEQERAQVLQERRQPLRSAYLRCLGQEEDWQRRARLLLSEFEAALTERQSIYCSLVLPRRRRLELEKSLLVRASTDPVAADLEMAAGLTDIFKHDTHCGDVWNTNKRQNGRLMWLYLRYWELIVELKKFKQVEKAILEK, encoded by the exons atgctgaagctgaagctccaatcctttggccatctgatgcgaagagctgactcattggaaaagaccccgatggtgggaaagatagaag GCTGGATTTGGTCTCGGGAGtcgagaaaagaaatagaaaaggagagagaagcatACCGTCAGAGGACGGCTGCCTTTAAGCAGGACCTTGAAGCCAGGTACCATGCCACAATCGCAGAAAGCCGGCGGGCCGTGGCACACTTGTCCCTGGAACTTGAAAAGGAGCAGAACAGAACAACTAGTTACCGAGAAGCCCTCATCTCTCAGGGGCGCAAGTTGGTGGAAGAGAAGAAACTTCTGGAACAGGAGCGGGCTCAGGTCCTGCAGGAGAGGAGGCAGCCCTTGCGGAGTGCGTACCTGCGCTGCCTGGGCCAGGAGGAGGACTGGCAGCGCAGGGCCAGGCTCCTGCTGAGCGAGTTCGAGGCCGCACTCACCGAGAGACAGAGCATCTACTGCAGCCTGGTGCTCCCGCGCCGCAGGCGACTTGAGCTCGAGAAGAGCTTGCTGGTCCGCGCGTCCACTGACCCGGTGGCCGCAGACCTCGAGATGGCAGCTGGCCTCACTGACATATTTAAGCATGATACGCACTGTGGTGACGTCTGGAACACCAACAAGCGCCAAAACGGGAGGCTCATGTGGCTGTATCTCAGATACTGGGAACTAATCGTTGAACTGAAAAAGTTTAAGCAGGTAGAGAAAGCCATACTGGAAAAGTAA
- the CCDC127 gene encoding coiled-coil domain-containing protein 127 isoform X3 yields MVGWHHRLSGCWIWSRESRKEIEKEREAYRQRTAAFKQDLEARYHATIAESRRAVAHLSLELEKEQNRTTSYREALISQGRKLVEEKKLLEQERAQVLQERRQPLRSAYLRCLGQEEDWQRRARLLLSEFEAALTERQSIYCSLVLPRRRRLELEKSLLVRASTDPVAADLEMAAGLTDIFKHDTHCGDVWNTNKRQNGRLMWLYLRYWELIVELKKFKQVEKAILEK; encoded by the exons atggttggatggcatcaccgactcagtggat GCTGGATTTGGTCTCGGGAGtcgagaaaagaaatagaaaaggagagagaagcatACCGTCAGAGGACGGCTGCCTTTAAGCAGGACCTTGAAGCCAGGTACCATGCCACAATCGCAGAAAGCCGGCGGGCCGTGGCACACTTGTCCCTGGAACTTGAAAAGGAGCAGAACAGAACAACTAGTTACCGAGAAGCCCTCATCTCTCAGGGGCGCAAGTTGGTGGAAGAGAAGAAACTTCTGGAACAGGAGCGGGCTCAGGTCCTGCAGGAGAGGAGGCAGCCCTTGCGGAGTGCGTACCTGCGCTGCCTGGGCCAGGAGGAGGACTGGCAGCGCAGGGCCAGGCTCCTGCTGAGCGAGTTCGAGGCCGCACTCACCGAGAGACAGAGCATCTACTGCAGCCTGGTGCTCCCGCGCCGCAGGCGACTTGAGCTCGAGAAGAGCTTGCTGGTCCGCGCGTCCACTGACCCGGTGGCCGCAGACCTCGAGATGGCAGCTGGCCTCACTGACATATTTAAGCATGATACGCACTGTGGTGACGTCTGGAACACCAACAAGCGCCAAAACGGGAGGCTCATGTGGCTGTATCTCAGATACTGGGAACTAATCGTTGAACTGAAAAAGTTTAAGCAGGTAGAGAAAGCCATACTGGAAAAGTAA